taaaatttttcgCTGCAATTGGAACCGGGATTGTAAAAGTGTTGGGCCTTCCTGCACTTTAAGTTTTTACTCAggtatttatttctttattgataatttaaACATGGACTTTATTGTTGTTAAACGGtctcgtaaaaaaaaaaatggaagagGAAAATTTCCTAAGGTTTCAAACACCATTACTCAAGGTGATACAGATTTATGGTCACAAGATACTTTACAGCGTAAATTAGATAATTCTAGAGAAAAATTAGAGTACtctgaatttttaaaaagtgtCCAAAGTCAATTATCAGAATTTAAAGATCCTATCCACAAATGCATTATCCTTGGGCTTGGTAGAATACACACTTTAACAGCTTCTTTACAGTTGtctctcttttttgaaattatgaaaatatttaatttgcaACCAAGATTTTGTTCATTTTATGATCCAGCATTTCTCAAAGATGATGTCGAATTTCTCGAAAATAAAGGGTTTTGTGTTTTGCCAGACCCACCAACACCCAGCTGCTTAAAATACACTCTACTTTATATGCCACACTGCCCTACTTCACTATATGAAACTTGGTTAGCTGCCTATGTAAATGATGATCCCAGGCATTTTATCATGTGCGGCAACAATTTACAACTATATGTGGACAACAAGCCtagtaaagaaattgtttCTACGTACCCAAACGTCTACAAAATGTGtaccaaaaattattataccCGACTTTTATTCCCTGAATTCCCTAATGTGTATGCATTCAATGATTtgtcttttcattttcatgaTGCCCAGTCTTTTGTGGAGAAGAAGCAGCCGTCGAAGTTTGTTGATGCTTCAAGCGTTGCTGAGCACCCcagttaataaaatcatgAAAAATGTTTGCATTATAATGACTCTTCGAGGGCTCTTGTATCCAAAGAAGGAAGCTTTTAAGGTAAACTTCAACACCTTCTTTCAGGTAAGGGGTATCAGCTAGTAATTTCAACAGAAGTTGCGAAATTGACGAGCCTGTAGAACCAAGTGATGCCTTTTTTCCGCATAATACATGTACTTTCTTCAGTGCTTCCAGTAcattttttgatgaagGTTTCTCTTCTGTCCATTTTAACTTGCTAAGGCGATTACGAAATACCGCTTGCCCTTTTTCCTCCAAAACTTTGTGCTTCGtctttaaaatcatttccAAAAGTGGGATCAAAAACTCAAAACCAAGTCCGTTATTAGGTTGAGTCTTATAATAGTTATCAATAAGATCGATAACTTTAACTTTAAACTGAACAATTTGTTGTTTAGTTTCTTGGGcgttctttttcttctccttATTCGATGCTTTTTTGCGCTCTCGAAATACCTCAGCTAGCTTTTCATCCAGCGCAAGCATTTGCTCATCATTCATCAGCTCCTCCTCAGAACTTTCCTCGTCTTTGACCTTTGCATCGGCATCTTCTAATACCTTGTCAAGTTTACGCTCCAACTCCTCGTTGTCAGAGGCATCTTGATTAGAGATCATTTCCCAATCACTTtgttcttcaatttcatctgTGTCTATCTCCTCGAAATCATCCTCATCCATTTCTGTCTCGCCAAAAGCATCTTCCTCCACCTCTTCTCCAGCGAACATTCCTTCGCTGTCTTTTACACTTTCTTTAGCTTTCAAAACATCgcaaattaaatgaatagATTCACGGTTCATGTCTTCAGAAAATGAGGTAAATAACATATCAACAAGTTTACGAAGCAACAAGGAAGGTCGAGATAATAAAGACAACATAACCTCAGTAAGGATTTCCATAGCTGTTGGCTCATTAGAGGTGCTTTCTCGcttcgattttttattaaacacCTTGGAATAGCAATTATCGATATCTTCCAAAACATCAATTGAATCAGTGTCGCCAGCATATACTTGAAGAAGGACCAATGAGTACAGTAGTTGAAAGGCGTTTAGTTGTTGCAAATGTTGTgcttttttatcaattttctTGGTCACTTTGTGAAGAACTGACAAAGATTTCTGTACAATTTCGATGACCGACTCATCCATGCTAATAAGAAGATTATTTTTGGGACTCTTTTCAAGCtctaataaataattcaGTGCGACATAAGGCCAATTTTTATCACCCAACTGATGATCAGTTTGGGACTGTTGGAATGCACTGGAACTAAGATAACTCAACGCAGACATCAATCGCAAGCGGAACATATTTTGAGTACCTTCGCTAAATTTAGGTATTACTTCTTCAGATTCTGGTACCTCAAAGTAGCCATAAGCAATGAATATTTCGAGTAATTCACGAACCCAAGGTTCTTGTTTAATCGATCGCTTACTCCGTAATATACTAAGCATAGTATCAGTCGCCCATTGACGTCTCCATTCTACAGCTTTCGTATCCGAGGCGATATCTTCAGGACAACGTTTAACATAACTGAGCAATAGTTGAAAGAGTTGGAGAATGCCCTGTTCATCAGCTAAGGGAAGGATATGCTCAACTAACTTGGTATTGGTAACACGATCAAAATTCAACGAACCACGCTCGCCGAGTAAGTGAATGGCAATAGGATAGACCAATGTAGGGTTCTGCTTACTGACTTTTTCGAGTTTAGAGGTAACACGCTTGGCTGCACGATACAAATAACGATCTTCGTCGCTCAAATGGTTGATCAaacaatgaagaaaatttttagaaaaaatatcacCAATATTATCACTAGATACATAATCCAAAGCTAACTCCATAATTTGAAAGCCCCAAAATTTTCGTTCAAGTGAAGAAGTAGAAGAGAAAATGCCTTCATCCACGACAACGGCCCAAAAATCATGAAAAGGTGCCAAACCCGAGTATGTCTTGCGTTGATATTCCTCGAAAATATATTTCCAAACCattggaattttttgtttccaaGCGCTGTTTTGTCCACCAGTTTCTGAAGCATCAGCCTGACGCATAATCTTGGAAAGAGTAACTAAATTAGATTTATGCAAAGGATGAGCTGGTTCCCAATTGGCCATAGCCACCTCTTCTGATTTAACATTATCTGGAACGCGGGTAAGGCAAAGAAACAAACCTACACCCTCAGTACTTTTAGAGACTGCGGGAGTTTGCAAAAGTTTGTTAACTGCGAGAAATGCGTTAGAAGAGAAGGAAATTTCGGGAATTTGCTCTACCAATTTATATATCACGTAAAAGCAAACATCTTGAAGccaatttttcttcccaGATAATTGCAAAAGTAAGTCTACCACACGCTGAAAATCTTCGATTGTAGATTCCTTGTGCGTCAATATGCCAGAATATACAATTGACTGTAATCCAAAAAGCAaaccaaaataaaaatctcTTTCGTCTTGGCCTTTTAGATTCCCAGAAGCAGTGTTATGCTTAACCAACAAATCTAAAACATGAGTAGCTCGAATATCTTTAGTGCGAGTTAACAGCTAGTTCTTGGTTAgtttaagtaaaaaaatgcaaagaCAAGATAAATAATAAGTTGGAAAAGTATATACCTCTGTTAAAGCAACGGCAAATCCAATTCTCGCACTTTCGCGACCACTAGAAAGACCTTTGGTCAAACGGTTTAacgaatattttaattcttcttcGTTTGACAAGGAATCAATGAGTTGAGCAGCAGAGCTTAACCGAATAGCTTTATCATTCGATGTAAGCTTAGTGAACAACTCTAATTGTGTTTTTGTAGCCATGTTTGGTACTACTACTCACAATCGAGGTTGTAGGGGAGTCTAAGTCAAACTTCGGTAgtaagagaaaaaaaaacagaaaacgCTACGTATGCAAAtcaaaagatgaaaaagcttttcattttctaaatagaAGAATAAGTAACAATTggtaaagaaattgataaatCATGGTTTAGCAGTGATAGaaatttcaagttttcGAAAGGAAGCTACAGACTCTCATCAATGCGAGTGTAACAATTTGCACtttacttttgtttaaaataagtTTTATCTCTTTTAAACTAATCATACAGTCATCAACATGCATTTCATTATGtgagaaataaaatcaatcCATTGAAAAGACCAAATCCtcgaaaattttttcttagtATAAATATCAAACAAGTTCGGCTTTTTCATACGAAGACTAGTGATAAGTAGATGGGAACgttctcaaaaaaagtCCCAAGAGTATCTTAAAAGGTTACAAACATCTTCAATTTGTTTCCAAGTTTCTACGAATTATGGGAATATTTTATGATAAAAGTCTTTACAgaattgattttgaaggatgtgaaataaattttgctttcaaGCACTAGTAATTTGGTACATATCATATCCCTAAAAGTTTGTTTCTCTAATGATTACGATATATGCATCATCTTTAACTGCATCGAGTATacattatctttttttgccTGCTGTAAACCTCTCAACTCATAAACTGAAGCACATAAACAGCCGATAAAATCGGCGCTTGTAGACAATACTAAGAGATTTCATTATACACTTATATCACATTAAAAAACGTGAGTCTGTGAACTTTGTAATTTGTAAGaaatgataataaaacattCCGGTCTCAAGGTGCAACTTCATAATCCttagaaaaattgtttgttCTTGGAACAATAAGTGCCACATTCTTGATTCCTAAGATTacctttcaaaaattgtttggTTAAATCTTGCTCGCATTTAACTTACAAATCCTAGAATTGAATGTCTTTCATAACAAATTAGTGCAATGGGGATTTTTGggaataattaaatttaaaagaacaTATTTGAATATATCTGTAATACTTATTATACCCGAAAACTcgtaaaatatttcaattacAAAGCGACCGTTTTTTGTTAGAAGCTGCTCATGGTAGTATAGGCAAGTTGAATTACGCAAACGCCATATGAATCCAAATGTTATAATCTATCAAAAGTTGAGAATTTATCgctaattaaaaaactaaaatgACTCTGAATGGaaatataatgaaatattGCTTGTTAGTTGCTCTCTGTATTTGCTATTTTACGAAAATTCtaacatttgtttttagaGAAAAGGGGGAAATTTTAATCAGTTTTTTACTGATTGCGTTGGAGAGCATGTTTCGAATATGTACAGTTATTTTACCTAGTCCACTTCGGAATTGGTTTTATGAGCAATCAAAAAAGTGAGTCAGCTATTACTTATACCATTGTCACTGATACTAACCTCGGGGTTTGCAGAGTATACTCGTACTTTTTGCCTGAATTGTTGGTAGATGATAACGCGAATAAATTAACTGATGCAAGAGATACCATCGATTTATGTGCACTTCATGGGTATGATCTGGAAGAACACTTTGTTCGTACAACTGATGGCTACTTGCTTGGCTTGCATCGGGTgtataaaaagaaaaaaggaaaaattgaagagtTAAATTATCTCCCACCtgtattatttattcatgGGCTAATGATGAACTCTGAAAGTTGGGTCTGCaacttgaaaaaggaagatGCCATTCCATTTGCTCTTGTGGAACAAGGATACGATGTTTGGCTTGGAAACTTACGAGGAAACAAATATAGTATAAAGAATATCAAATTCAGCTCTCAAAATCCAAAGTTTTGGGATTTCAGTCTTGATAGTATCGCTATTTTTGACATACCTTCCATTGTTAAATATATACTGTCCGTTAACAGTTTTGATTCTATAAGCCTTGTTGGATTTTCTCAGGGCGCTATATTAGCATTTGCAGCGCTGTCTATTGATACTGAACTTCGCAATTCCGTACGAGCATTTATTGCTCTAGCTCCTGCAATTGCTCCTAAAAAGTATAGTGGTAGAACCGTTAAATCTATTATTCACGCTAATAGCCAACTTCTTTACCTAATGTTCGGTCGAAATTCCATGCTTGGTTCTGCTGTGTTTTGGCAAGCAGTTTTATATCCGCcagtttttgcaaaaattgttgatcTGTTTCTTCGCTTTTTTCTGAGCTGGACcggaaaaaatatttccgAAACTCAGAAAATCGTTGCATACTCCCATCTATATTCCTTTACTTCTGTCAAATGCTTTGTACATTGGGCTCAAATTACGCGTCGCAAAGTATTACAAATGTACGATGACAGTCCAGGATTTAAGCCAAGTTACTATACAAATCTTAACCGAATTGCTCGCTATCCGATTGAAAATATACGTCTACCTATTACTTTAGTTTATGGCAGTAACGATAACATGGTGGACATTGAAACACTCAAGACCCAACTTCCACCATTATCTCAATGCATTCAGGTATGTTCTGAAACAGTTGTAGCTTCATTTACTTAAGTGGAAACTAACaagttaaaattaaagattcCTAACTATGAGCATCTCGACATCATCATGGGAGATACGAAAAAGGACATAGTAATTCAGCAAGTCGTAGAACAACTAAATCATGTCATTGCTGGAGATTACTTTGAAAGcataaaagaagaatttggACTTGACACAGAATTGGTTGACGGCGTTATGAACCATACAATATAGTGTTCATCGCTTCTGAAACTGGCACAatgtatatttaatatGTTAGATAAGTTTCTGTTCTAAATCAAACTGAAGCACAGTGTTGTATAGACTGTTTCATCGTATGTGCAACCCTTCTTATCAGTATTTGTATTAAACGGctaaaaaaagtttctttgtttaatttgaaaaagtcaATATGGCAacgaaagcaaaaaaaactatGCAATTTTTATATGTACAAATAACTTTTAGATAATGCAACAACTAGAAGAATTTGCTGAGTGAATTTGTAACAATTCAAGATTTTATTTCGCAAAAGTTTGAAATGGATTGTACTGCCGCTAATGCATGCTAAGGGGgtaaattttctttcaaaaacgGGAAATAAATGCTTGATTTTCAGGTAgtagatttttttctcttaacATAAATATCCCCGCCGGTATCCCTTCTATACACATTACCAGTAGAAAGATCAATGAGCCTAAAAACACGCTTCCCAACTTCGCTGGGGCTTGAAGAAATTAgctcttcatcttcattcAAATCTTTGTGCTCATCAGATGTTTTGTGGAAGTGAGTAGCGTTTTGTCTCATGTTTAATTCCTCAATCGAAGGCCACTTCAGGATTTTAGCAGCCTCTTGAGGTGTAAACGTTTCTCCCTCAGGCAAACTCTTCCAAAGGGATACTGGATTGGAACGCAAAGGAATATCGTTTCCGTCATTAAACTGCATCATCTCAGGTTTAGTACATGCGTTCAGCATTTTCTCCATAACTTCATTATAACTATGAAGAATcggcttctttttttcttcgaaTTCATCATTTATTCTTCTCAACTTTATAAGAGCTTCAATCCTTTGTGGAGATGTGTTGAATTTTCGAGCAAGCACTTCTATACTTGCACCCTGCAAGTATTCATCGGTAATTTTCATACGCAAAGAATGAGATATAGGCCTAGGAGGCTTAAAAAAAGGGTTTAAAGGGAAGGGCTGATTTGTATTAGGTCCCAAGCCTACATTACCAGATGATGAGGACTTTGCTTTCTGTACTTCGGGAGACATTAACCATTGAGCCATCATTAAACGTTGTTTATGACGAAGTGTATTCTTAGAAACTGAAGAAGCAACATCATTTGGGGGTGTTACAGATCTTGAGTTGCAAGCAACGTACTTTGAATCAATGTTCTTTTGAGtgtgtttatttaaatcaatatttCCCCCATTGCTTAAAAATGCTCCAGTACTAAAGAATTGTTTCTTGACTGCTGAGGTataagttttattttgagataaattaaaagcCGTTTTAAGCCCTAACTGTGAGAATTCCACTGAATTCCTCATTTAGGTGCGTTGGAAAGGTTTCTTGTGTCACTCCCCAAAAGTTAGTAACACGCCCTAATTCTATTCATCAAGATAGATatagaaaataaacttcaaaaaaccAATAATTAATGAGACGATTTAGGAAAACTCAAATTTAACCTCCGGCGGTCAAGCAATCTAGCTCCATTATAAGATCCGATTAACATACAGACGcttgatttatttatgaGACAATAACTCTCAGTATGCAATAAAGTaagattttgtttattctATAGAATGTTTGAGAGTCAGTTCCAATATTAGGATACGAACAGTTATACACATcaatacttaaaaaataaatacacaATTTAAGTCATAATTTCTACAGAAtcaaacgaaaaaaattcattaaatacGGTCATTGCTTCTTTAGACAAGAGTTTCGCATGTCCttgatatttttgtttggcAATTGACACAtcaacaaataataaagcgGATGGATGGCATTAAATTGATTAGGAAATtccaaattgaaaattaaagtaGAGGAAAGTTTTAGAATACATGttatacaaacaaaacGATTTGTGTATCATATTTGTCAGAAAGTTCATAACCAACAATCTCAGCTTAATACCTAAGTTTATTATATTCGGCAAAAAAGGGGAAATAGGTTTAAGGAAACATTTATAAACTTACCTCAAATTATTTAGAGAGTAACCAAAAACCCAAAAAGCAATCAACTAATGAAGAGTGCATGGGCTTAACAATTATTCTAAAAACTTTAACTGAGATGTTTATTTCAAATGTTGAAAGGGAGacaattcaaaaagatttttaaagttaAACGACAATAGGCATATAATTGACCCTACTAAGGCAAAATCCAAAGTGCCTTTCAAAGACCATTTTGTATTTGACCGACTAAATCGTAACCCACTTCCTTTCAGTCTATTATCATAATGTACATTATTGCGAATATGTGTTTTAGAGAAAGCATTTTATGAAGTCATTATTTGGTATCCGAGGAACACTTCAGTAGTAGTTCCTTGCCATCCTCGATTTCCACTAGCTGAAAACATGAATTGACAAGAAGTGTCTACATAAAGCGAACTGACAAGACCTCCATGATGACCTGGAATAATTAAGAACCCTATGCCGGCCTTGCTTTGAAGATCATAAAGGCGGATATTATCAAAGGAGGAAATTACAAGGTGACGGCCATTCGGCATCGAATAGACATTTGAAACAGGACCCGAATCGAGAGGCATTTTTAAAGAGCGAACAGGCTCCTTGCCAGAGTGAATGTTATATTCTTCGACGATTCCATTTCGGCGgccaatatatatattatttccATCCGGACTCCAACATGCAGACATAGCCCATGGTGGTACACCCTTGGGGACGGGGTATTTGAGAACAGAATCGACCATGCGATGGTCCCATACATTCATAACTCCATCTATAGACGTCGTTAAGAAAATATTGGACTCTTCGGATGAAGATTCGGAAGGAGCTTTTATGTTGTC
This region of Schizosaccharomyces pombe strain 972h- genome assembly, chromosome: II genomic DNA includes:
- the pol5 gene encoding rRNA processing protein Pol5; the encoded protein is MATKTQLELFTKLTSNDKAIRLSSAAQLIDSLSNEEELKYSLNRLTKGLSSGRESARIGFAVALTELLTRTKDIRATHVLDLLVKHNTASGNLKGQDERDFYFGLLFGLQSIVYSGILTHKESTIEDFQRVVDLLLQLSGKKNWLQDVCFYVIYKLVEQIPEISFSSNAFLAVNKLLQTPAVSKSTEGVGLFLCLTRVPDNVKSEEVAMANWEPAHPLHKSNLVTLSKIMRQADASETGGQNSAWKQKIPMVWKYIFEEYQRKTYSGLAPFHDFWAVVVDEGIFSSTSSLERKFWGFQIMELALDYVSSDNIGDIFSKNFLHCLINHLSDEDRYLYRAAKRVTSKLEKVSKQNPTLVYPIAIHLLGERGSLNFDRVTNTKLVEHILPLADEQGILQLFQLLLSYVKRCPEDIASDTKAVEWRRQWATDTMLSILRSKRSIKQEPWVRELLEIFIAYGYFEVPESEEVIPKFSEGTQNMFRLRLMSALSYLSSSAFQQSQTDHQLGDKNWPYVALNYLLELEKSPKNNLLISMDESVIEIVQKSLSVLHKVTKKIDKKAQHLQQLNAFQLLYSLVLLQVYAGDTDSIDVLEDIDNCYSKVFNKKSKRESTSNEPTAMEILTEVMLSLLSRPSLLLRKLVDMLFTSFSEDMNRESIHLICDVLKAKESVKDSEGMFAGEEVEEDAFGETEMDEDDFEEIDTDEIEEQSDWEMISNQDASDNEELERKLDKVLEDADAKVKDEESSEEELMNDEQMLALDEKLAEVFRERKKASNKEKKKNAQETKQQIVQFKVKVIDLIDNYYKTQPNNGLGFEFLIPLLEMILKTKHKVLEEKGQAVFRNRLSKLKWTEEKPSSKNVLEALKKVHVLCGKKASLGSTGSSISQLLLKLLADTPYLKEGVEVYLKSFLLWIQEPSKSHYNANIFHDFINWGAQQRLKHQQTSTAASSPQKTGHHENEKTNH
- the bot1 gene encoding mitochondrial ribosomal protein subunit S45, translated to MRNSVEFSQLGLKTAFNLSQNKTYTSAVKKQFFSTGAFLSNGGNIDLNKHTQKNIDSKYVACNSRSVTPPNDVASSVSKNTLRHKQRLMMAQWLMSPEVQKAKSSSSGNVGLGPNTNQPFPLNPFFKPPRPISHSLRMKITDEYLQGASIEVLARKFNTSPQRIEALIKLRRINDEFEEKKKPILHSYNEVMEKMLNACTKPEMMQFNDGNDIPLRSNPVSLWKSLPEGETFTPQEAAKILKWPSIEELNMRQNATHFHKTSDEHKDLNEDEELISSSPSEVGKRVFRLIDLSTGNVYRRDTGGDIYVKRKKSTT
- a CDS encoding triglyceride lipase-cholesterol esterase; protein product: MTLNGNIMKYCLEKGEILISFLLIALESMFRICTVILPSPLRNWFYEQSKKVYSYFLPELLVDDNANKLTDARDTIDLCALHGYDLEEHFVRTTDGYLLGLHRVYKKKKGKIEELNYLPPVLFIHGLMMNSESWVCNLKKEDAIPFALVEQGYDVWLGNLRGNKYSIKNIKFSSQNPKFWDFSLDSIAIFDIPSIVKYILSVNSFDSISLVGFSQGAILAFAALSIDTELRNSVRAFIALAPAIAPKKYSGRTVKSIIHANSQLLYLMFGRNSMLGSAVFWQAVLYPPVFAKIVDLFLRFFLSWTGKNISETQKIVAYSHLYSFTSVKCFVHWAQITRRKVLQMYDDSPGFKPSYYTNLNRIARYPIENIRLPITLVYGSNDNMVDIETLKTQLPPLSQCIQIPNYEHLDIIMGDTKKDIVIQQVVEQLNHVIAGDYFESIKEEFGLDTELVDGVMNHTI
- the srr1 gene encoding SRR1 family protein, DNA-repair associated protein, Srr1, conflicting annotations across species — its product is MDFIVVKRSRKKKNGRGKFPKVSNTITQGDTDLWSQDTLQRKLDNSREKLEYSEFLKSVQSQLSEFKDPIHKCIILGLGRIHTLTASLQLSLFFEIMKIFNLQPRFCSFYDPAFLKDDVEFLENKGFCVLPDPPTPSCLKYTLLYMPHCPTSLYETWLAAYVNDDPRHFIMCGNNLQLYVDNKPSKEIVSTYPNVYKMCTKNYYTRLLFPEFPNVYAFNDLSFHFHDAQSFVEKKQPSKFVDASSVAEHPS